The nucleotide sequence CGTGCCCGAGTTTGGCGGCCCCGTTGTAGTGGCCGTCGCGCAGGTGCGGCGGCACCGGGCCGGCCAGGCCCGCGCGGACGTCGGCCAGCGCGGCGCCGATGGCCAGCGTCGCCGCGTTGGACTTCGGGGCGAGCGCCAGCGCGATCGCGGCGTGCGCCAGCGTCAGCTGGGCCTCGGGGAAGCCGATCAGCGCGACGGCCTGCGCGGCGGCGACGGCGGTCTGCAGCGCCGTGGGGTCGGCGAGGCCGATGTCCTCGGAGGCCGAGATCATCAGGCGCCGCGCGATGAACCTCGGGTCCTCGCCCGCGTCGATCATGCGCGCGAGGTAGTGCAGCGTGGCGTCGACGTCGGAGCCCCGGATCGACTTGATGAGCGCGCTCGCCACGTCGTAGTGCTGGTCTCCGTCGCGGTCGTAGCGGACCGCCGCGCGGTCGACCGCCGCTTCGAGGGTGGCCAGCGTGACGGCCTTCTCGCCGCGGTCCAGTGCCGATCCGGCGCCCGCCTCCAGGGCGGTGAGCACCCGGCGCGCGTCGCCGCCCGCGATCCGCGCGAGATGGTCCTCGGCGTCGGGGTCGAGCGTGACCGCCCCGGCGAGGCCGCGTTCGTCGGCGAGCGCGCGGGCGACGAGGGCGCGGATGTCGTCCTCGGTGAGGGGTTCCAGGGTCAGCAGAAGTGAGCGCGACAGCAGCGGGCTGATGACCGAGAAGTACGGGTTCTCGGTGGTCGCGGCGATGAGCGTGACCCAGCGGTTCTCGACCGCGGGCAGCAGCGAGTCCTGCTGGGCCTTGGAGAACCGGTGGATCTCGTCCAGGAACAGCACGGTCTCGCGGCCGTGCGCGCCGGACTCGCGCCGCGCCGCCTCGATGACCGTGCGTACTTCCTTCACACCCGCGGTGATCGCGGACAACTCCACGAAGCGGCGCCCGGTGGCGTGGCTGACGACGTACGCGAGCGTCGTCTTGCCCGTGCCGGGCGGCCCCCACAGGATCACCGACGAGGGCGCCGTGACGCCGTCGCCGGCGCGCACCAGGCGGCGCAGCGGCGAGCCCTCCCCCAACAGGTGCCGCTGCCCGACCACTTCGTCCAGGTCGCGCGGGCGCATGCGGACGGCGAGGGGTGCCAGGGCGGGGTCCTTGCTCCGGCGCTCCTCGGCGGCGGCGATGAACAGGTCGGGTTCCACACCCCGACCCTAATGCCGTGCACCGTCATCCGGGTCGGGGCCGTCGCGGCGCCCCCGCGGCGTTCAGCGCAGGACGCCCGCGTCCCGGGCCGAGCGGAGCCAGTCGGGGAATTCGATCATCAACTGGTCGTACAGCGTGCTGTCGCTCATGCGCTTCGGGTCGGCGCCCGCCTCGAAGAACCCGGCGTTGTCGACGACGCGGTACTTCGGCGCGGGCAGTTCGTCGAGGCGGTGCAGGAAGCGGAACTGGTCGCGACCGAAGCCCACGAACTGCCAGAAGATCGGCAGTTCGGCGGCCTTGCACAGGGTCTTCTCGGCGGCCTTGGGGTTGTTGGGGGCGCCGTCGGTCTGGAAGACGACGTACGCGGGGTCGGTCGCTCCGCAGGCCTCGTAGTGCCGGATCACCGCCTTCATCGCGGAGACGTAGTCGGTGGTGCCCATGTGGCCGAGCTTCTGGTGCAGTTTGCCGATGCGGCCCTGGTAGTCGCTGAGGGAGATCTCCTCGACCTCGTACGCCTTCGTGTCGAAGTAGACCACCGGGACCACGCCGTCGTCGTCGAAGTGCGCGGCGGCGGCGAGCACGCGCTCGGCGAGGGACTGCACGCTGCCGTCGCGGTAGAAGCCGGACATGCTGCCGGAGCGGTCCAGCACGAGGTAGACCGCGGCGCGCACGCCCGCGAGCCGGTGCTTCTCCAGGCTGACCCCGGCCGCCTTGTAGAGGCTGACCAGTCCGGGCGCGGTCCGCTCGATCTTGTCGAGACTGACCGCCGATCCGGCTCCGGTGCGTACGATCCCCGGCTGCTGTGCTCCGGCCGGGGGCGTGCCGGGTGTGCCGGGCGCGGTCGTGGGCTGCCGGCGGCGGCGGAACCACGAGATCGGCATGCGGACCCTCCCTGTCGTCCGTTGGGGCGGCGGCCGAAAGTGGACGCCGCCCCCACGCTCGCAGATGAGGGGGCCCGGCCGCAGGGGGTTCTCCCTCGGGGCCGGTCGGGTGATGCCGATTCGTTGTCGGCTCGGGACCGCTACGTCTCGGTGACGGCGGTGAACAGCACGGCCGCGTCCTCGAGCGCGGTGATGCCGTGGCGCTCCCGGGGGGTCGCCTGCACTTGCCCGGCCGCGAGTTCGATGTCGCCGCTCGCGGCGGTGATCCGCACGGACCCGACGAGCACGTGGAGGCTCGCCGCGAGCGGGGCGTTGTGCTCGTCGAGTGCGGACCCCGAGGTCAGCGCGATGAGGGACTGGCGCAGCGGTCCCTCGTGCAGGAACAGGTGCGCGCTTCTGCCGTGCTCGGCCGCCGCGGCTTTCGTGAGGTGTTCTTGTGCGAGTGCGCCGACGTCGTCCATGGAATTCCTCCCGAATCGCGTGCCGGTCGTCGAGTTCCGGCCTCGGCCTTACCCCGAAACCGCGGTGTGGCGCGTGGTTTCACACCAGGATCACGGTCTTTCCCCGCGCTTTGCCGGCGCGGTTGCGCGCGAGGGCGTCCGGGGCGTCGGCGAGGGGGATCTGCGCGCCCAGTTGCACGGCGGCGTGGCCGGCGTCGACTTCGGCGGCGAGGCGGCCGAGGAGGTCGGCGTTCGGCCGTACCCCGAAGTTGATGCCGGTGATGCCCAGATGGGTGAGCCCTCGGGCGTCGGCGGCGCCGATGGTGCTGATCGCGGTGCCGCCGTCGGCGACGAGCATGGCGTACTCGGCGAACTGGTCGGGCCCGGAGGCGAGGTCGATCATGACGTCGAATCCGTCGGGGTAGGCGGCGCGCAGGCGCTCGACCGGCGGGCCGGTGCGCGCGTCGACGGTGTCGGCGGCCCCCAGGCGGCCCATCTGCTCCTCGCCGACGCCGCGTGTCACGGCGACGACCTTGACGCCGCGCGACGACGCGAGCTGGGTCGCGAACGTGCCGTCTCCGCCGGCGGCGCCGACCAGGAGCAGGGCCTTGTCCGCGGCGTCCTCGCGCAGCCCGGAGATCTCGAGCATCGACAGCGCCGTCTGCCCGGCGGTCGGCAGTGCGGCGGCCAGCGGCAGCGGCAGGCTGTCCGGCGCGGGGGCGATCGCGCCGTCTTCGGCCGCGACGACGTATTCGGCGTAGGTTCCGTACGCCCCCACCGGGCTCCGCCGGGGGTGCCCGAACACGGCGTCGCCCTCGGCGAAGCGCGTCACGCCGTCGCCGAGGGCGGCGATCTTGCCCGCGAAGTCGACGCCGTAGATGAACGGGTACACCACCTCGTCGTCGAGCAGACCGCCGCGTGCCCGGTCGGCGAGCTTCCAGTCCAGCGGGTTGAGGCCCGCGGCGACCACCCGGATCAGCACTTCGCCGGGGCCGGGCTCGGGGGACGGCAGTCCGAGGAGCTCCGGCTCGCCCGCGGGTCTCGCGACAGCTACGGCACGCACAGTTGTCCTCCCGGTCGGCGGCCTTTGGCTCATGGTCACCGGGGGCGGGCGCTTCGGCAACGGGAGCGGCGCGGGCCGGGGCCGCCGGGAGGGCGGGAAGGGGTCCGGGCCGCCGCGCGGCTCGTACCGGTGCGCGGCGGGCCGGGCCCGGTTCACCGCTTGCGGGCGACTCCGCCGAACTCGAACCACTCGGTGCTGTCCTGCACCGGGCCGTCGGTGCCGTCCGGGCGCCACCGCGAGACCTCGACGAGCCCGGGTTCGAGCGGTTCGAGGCCGGCCTCCTCGACGAAGGCGGCCACCTCCTCCGGGGTGCGCACGCGGCCCCAGTTGCCGCCGTGCGCCGCGAGGGCGAACGCGCTGCGCTGCTTGCGGATCATGTCGTCGAGGGACACCAGGTGCGACAGCACGACGAAGCTGCCGGGCGCCAGGCGGTCGACGACGCGGCGCAGCAGCGCGCCGGGGTCGTCGCGGTCCGGGATGCTGTGCAGCAGCGAGACGAACAGCGCCCCGACGGGCCGGTCGAAGTCGATGAGTTTGACGACCTCGGGGTGCGTCATGACCGCGTCCGTGTCGCGTACGTCGGCGGTGATGACCGTCGTGGACGCGTTCTCGGCGAGCAGCGCGCGTCCGTGGGCAAGCACGATCGGGTCGTTGTCGATGTAGACCACCCGGGCGCCGGGGTCGACGGACTGGGCTATCTGGTGGACGTTGTCCTGCGTCGGCAGGCCCGATCCGTGGTCGACGAACTGCGTGATCGCGTGTTCGCGCGCGAGGAAGCGGACGGCCCGCTGGAGGAAGCGGCGGTTGTTGACCGTCATCGCGCGGCTGCTGGGGTCGATGGCGAGCATCGCGTCGGCGGCTTCCCGGTCGACCTTGAAGTTGTCCTTGCCGCCGAGAAGGTAGTCGTAGACGCGGGCCACGCTGGCGACCGAGACATCGATCCCGGCCGGTGCCCGATGCGCTGCGGGATCTTCCGTGTGGTGCTCGGACATCCTTACCCCCGGCCATTCTTGATGCTACGTCAGCCATGTCTTTGATGATCGGGACGAGCCTATCCGCAGATGGGGCGCGGGTATTGCCCGCGGCCTCGTCGGCGGTCACTTTTCGCCGTCTGTGCTCTACGGTGGTGCGCGTCGAATCTGACACACCGTCAATTCCGCTTCACCACAAGCCTGTCCGCCACGCCGCGGCCCGTCCGAGGAGCATCGCCATGAGTGACACCCCCGTCCGCGACCGCACCGTCCTGGTGACCGGCGGCGGCTCCGGCATCGGCCGTGCGATGGCGCTCGCGTTCGCCGCGCTGGGCGACCGCGTGGTGGTCGCCGACCTGGCGGCCGAGACGGCTGCCAAGACCGTCGCGGAGGTCGAGGCGGCCGGCGGCACCGCGACCGCCGTGCACGTCGACGTCGCCGACGAGGAGTCGGTCGCGGCGATGACGGCCGCCTCGGTCGACGCGTACGGAGGGCTCGACGTCGTCTGCAACAACGCCGGCGTGGTCGACTCGATCGGGCTGCTGGAGGAGATCACGCTCGCCGAGTGGCGGCGCACGCTCGGCGTCAACCTGACCGGGGCCTTCCTGGTGGCCCGCGCGGCTCTGCCGCACCTGCTGGAGACCAAGGGGAGCCTGGTGAACACCGCGTCGGTCGCGGGCCTGCGCGGGGCGGCGGGCGGTGCCGCGTACACCGCGTCCAAGCACGGTGTCGTCGGGCTGACGCGCAGCATCGCGTACATGTACCGGGAACAGGGGGTGCGCTGCAACGCGCTGTGCCCGGGCACGGTGAACACGAACATCATCCAGGGCGAGATCAGCATGGCGGGCTTCGAACGCCTGTCCGGCGTCATGATGAACGCCGGTGCGATCGCGGAGGCGGGGCGGGTCGCGTCCGTCGCGGTATTCCTGGCCTCGGACGCCGCGTCGCACGTCACCGGTGCCGTGCTGCCCGTCGACGGCGGCTGGTCCGCGGGCTGACCGGCGGGCGGCGCGGCGCGGGGGCGCACGCCGATGCGCGAGAATCGCCCCCATGTTGTTCGGCATCCTGGGTCCTGTCGAGGCGCGGCGCTCGGACGGTACGGCGGTCGCGGTCGGCGGCCCGCGCGTGCGGTCCCTCCTGGCGCTGCTGCTCCTGAACGCGGGGCGCGTCGTCCCCACGGAGACTCTGGTCGACGGGCTGTACGGCGACAACCCGCCGAGCGGTGCCGCCAACGCGCTGCAGTCGCAGGTCTCGCGGCTGCGCAAGGCCCTGCGCGACGGCGCGGGCACCGACAAACTCGTGGAGTTCCACGCGGCGGGCTACCGGCTGGCCGTCGACCCCGAGCGGGTCGACGCCCACCGGTTCGCGCGCCTCGCCCGCGAAGGCCGCCACGCCCTCACGCGGCGCGACCACGCGACCGCGGAGCGCTGCCTCGCCGAGGCACTCGCCCTGTGGCGCGGCCCGGCGTTCGCCGACATCCGCGACGCCCCCTTCGCCTCCGGGCAGGCCGACGCGTGGGCGGAGCAGCGCCTCGACGCGGTCGCCGACCGGTGCGAGACGCGCCTGGCACTCGGTCAGGGGTCGGAGCTGGTCGGCGAGTTGCGTCGGCTCGTCACCGAACACCCGTTGCGGGAACGGTTTGTCGGACAGCTCATGCGCGCGCTCTACGGCAACGGGCGGCAGGCGGAGGCGCTGGCGGCCTTCGACAGCGCCCGGACACGTCTCGCCGACGAACTCGGTGCCGACCCGTCCGCCGAACTCGCCGCGATCCACGTGGACATCCTGCGCGCGGCCCCGTCACTCGCCACCCCGGCGTCCCCCGGCACGGCCCCCGAACCGCCCGAACACCGGGGGCTGCCGGCGCCGTTGACAAGCTTCGTCGGCCGCGACGACGAACTCGCCAGAATCGGGACACTGCTCGCGTCGGCACGGCTGGTCACCCTGACCGGGCCGGGCGGAAGCGGCAAGACGCGGCTGTCGGTCGAGGCGGGTCGACGCCGCCCGGGCGAAGTGTGCTTCGTCGAACTGGCCGCCGTACGCCGCCGCGACGAACTGGTCCAGACCCTGCTGAGCGCGCTCGGGCTGCGCGAGACCGGGCTCGGCCCCCTGGCCACGGGCCCGGCCGACGCGACGACGCGCCTGGTGTCGGGGCTTGCGGCACGCGACCTGCTGCTGATCCTGGACAACTGCGAGCAGATCGTCGACGACGTGGCCCGTCTCGCCCACACGATCCTCGGCGCGTGCCCCGGAGTCCGGATCCTGGCCACGAGCCGTGAAGCCCTCGGCGTCACCGGCGAAACGCTGTGCCCCGTACCCACCCTGGCGGTTCCGGACGCGGACGCCCCGCTCGACGTCGCGCTGGCGGCACCGGTGATCCGCCTGTTCGCCGACCGGGCCGGAGCCGTGTGCCACGACTTCGCGATCGACGCGGGCAATCTCGCGGCCGTGCGCGGTATTTGCTCGGCACTCGACGGCCTCCCCCTCGCCGTCGAACTCGCCGCCGCCCGCCTGCGGACCCTGCCCCTCGACGAGATCGGCGCCCGCCTCGACGACCGGTTCCGCCTGCTCTCCCGCGGCAATCGCAGCGCCGCACCCCGGCACCGGACGCTCCGCGCCGTGGTCGAGTGGAGTTGGGAGCTGCTGGACGCGTCCGAGCAGGAACTCGCCCGCAGGCTCACGGTGTTCGTCGGCGGCGCGACCATCGAGGCGGCTGCCCGGGTGTGCGGCCTGTCGGACGGCGACGCCGTGGAGCTGCTGGCCGACCTGGCCGACAAGTCGCTGATCGAGGGCCACGCCGGGCGCTACCGCATGTCCGAGACCGTGCGCCTCTACGGCTCCGAGCGCCTGGAGGAGGCGGGCGAGCGCGAGCGTTTCCGGCGGGCCCACGCGGACTACTTCCTCGATCTCGCGCAACGCGCCGAACCCCGGCTGCGCACCGGCGACCAACTCCTGTGGCTGGACCGCCTGCGTGCCGAACACACCAACCTCCGCGCGGCGTTGCGGTGGGCCGTGACCGCCGACCCGGCGCTCGGGCTGCGGCTCGGCGCGGCCCTGACGTGGTACTGGTGGCTGCGCGGTCTGCGCCGCGAGGCCTCGGGGCCGGCGGGCGAGCTGATCGCCGCGGTCGGCGACGTGCCGCCGCCGGGGATGACCGAGGAATACCTGCTGTGCCTGCTGACGTCCCTGCACGCCGAGTTGACGCCGGGCGGCGAACCGCGACCCGAACTGGTGGCCCGGGCCCAGCGCTTGTTCTACACCCTGGACGAAACGCCGCGCCAACCCGAGCTGTTCGTGGTCCTGAGCACGGCGACCGGCCCGCTGAGCCCCGCCGAGCGCTCCCGCACCCTGCTGTTGATCGGCGACGACCCGTGGTCGCAGGCGACGACCCGGATCGGCTACGGCT is from Yinghuangia sp. ASG 101 and encodes:
- a CDS encoding cupin, giving the protein MDDVGALAQEHLTKAAAAEHGRSAHLFLHEGPLRQSLIALTSGSALDEHNAPLAASLHVLVGSVRITAASGDIELAAGQVQATPRERHGITALEDAAVLFTAVTET
- a CDS encoding VWA domain-containing protein, translated to MPISWFRRRRQPTTAPGTPGTPPAGAQQPGIVRTGAGSAVSLDKIERTAPGLVSLYKAAGVSLEKHRLAGVRAAVYLVLDRSGSMSGFYRDGSVQSLAERVLAAAAHFDDDGVVPVVYFDTKAYEVEEISLSDYQGRIGKLHQKLGHMGTTDYVSAMKAVIRHYEACGATDPAYVVFQTDGAPNNPKAAEKTLCKAAELPIFWQFVGFGRDQFRFLHRLDELPAPKYRVVDNAGFFEAGADPKRMSDSTLYDQLMIEFPDWLRSARDAGVLR
- a CDS encoding SDR family NAD(P)-dependent oxidoreductase, which gives rise to MSDTPVRDRTVLVTGGGSGIGRAMALAFAALGDRVVVADLAAETAAKTVAEVEAAGGTATAVHVDVADEESVAAMTAASVDAYGGLDVVCNNAGVVDSIGLLEEITLAEWRRTLGVNLTGAFLVARAALPHLLETKGSLVNTASVAGLRGAAGGAAYTASKHGVVGLTRSIAYMYREQGVRCNALCPGTVNTNIIQGEISMAGFERLSGVMMNAGAIAEAGRVASVAVFLASDAASHVTGAVLPVDGGWSAG
- a CDS encoding NADP-dependent oxidoreductase is translated as MRAVAVARPAGEPELLGLPSPEPGPGEVLIRVVAAGLNPLDWKLADRARGGLLDDEVVYPFIYGVDFAGKIAALGDGVTRFAEGDAVFGHPRRSPVGAYGTYAEYVVAAEDGAIAPAPDSLPLPLAAALPTAGQTALSMLEISGLREDAADKALLLVGAAGGDGTFATQLASSRGVKVVAVTRGVGEEQMGRLGAADTVDARTGPPVERLRAAYPDGFDVMIDLASGPDQFAEYAMLVADGGTAISTIGAADARGLTHLGITGINFGVRPNADLLGRLAAEVDAGHAAVQLGAQIPLADAPDALARNRAGKARGKTVILV
- a CDS encoding replication-associated recombination protein A, translating into MEPDLFIAAAEERRSKDPALAPLAVRMRPRDLDEVVGQRHLLGEGSPLRRLVRAGDGVTAPSSVILWGPPGTGKTTLAYVVSHATGRRFVELSAITAGVKEVRTVIEAARRESGAHGRETVLFLDEIHRFSKAQQDSLLPAVENRWVTLIAATTENPYFSVISPLLSRSLLLTLEPLTEDDIRALVARALADERGLAGAVTLDPDAEDHLARIAGGDARRVLTALEAGAGSALDRGEKAVTLATLEAAVDRAAVRYDRDGDQHYDVASALIKSIRGSDVDATLHYLARMIDAGEDPRFIARRLMISASEDIGLADPTALQTAVAAAQAVALIGFPEAQLTLAHAAIALALAPKSNAATLAIGAALADVRAGLAGPVPPHLRDGHYNGAAKLGHAQGYVYPHDVPGGVARQQYAPDALHGKRYYHPTRYGNEARYADVLDRLRDKLGHPTDPAPE
- a CDS encoding SAM-dependent methyltransferase; translated protein: MSEHHTEDPAAHRAPAGIDVSVASVARVYDYLLGGKDNFKVDREAADAMLAIDPSSRAMTVNNRRFLQRAVRFLAREHAITQFVDHGSGLPTQDNVHQIAQSVDPGARVVYIDNDPIVLAHGRALLAENASTTVITADVRDTDAVMTHPEVVKLIDFDRPVGALFVSLLHSIPDRDDPGALLRRVVDRLAPGSFVVLSHLVSLDDMIRKQRSAFALAAHGGNWGRVRTPEEVAAFVEEAGLEPLEPGLVEVSRWRPDGTDGPVQDSTEWFEFGGVARKR
- a CDS encoding BTAD domain-containing putative transcriptional regulator codes for the protein MLFGILGPVEARRSDGTAVAVGGPRVRSLLALLLLNAGRVVPTETLVDGLYGDNPPSGAANALQSQVSRLRKALRDGAGTDKLVEFHAAGYRLAVDPERVDAHRFARLAREGRHALTRRDHATAERCLAEALALWRGPAFADIRDAPFASGQADAWAEQRLDAVADRCETRLALGQGSELVGELRRLVTEHPLRERFVGQLMRALYGNGRQAEALAAFDSARTRLADELGADPSAELAAIHVDILRAAPSLATPASPGTAPEPPEHRGLPAPLTSFVGRDDELARIGTLLASARLVTLTGPGGSGKTRLSVEAGRRRPGEVCFVELAAVRRRDELVQTLLSALGLRETGLGPLATGPADATTRLVSGLAARDLLLILDNCEQIVDDVARLAHTILGACPGVRILATSREALGVTGETLCPVPTLAVPDADAPLDVALAAPVIRLFADRAGAVCHDFAIDAGNLAAVRGICSALDGLPLAVELAAARLRTLPLDEIGARLDDRFRLLSRGNRSAAPRHRTLRAVVEWSWELLDASEQELARRLTVFVGGATIEAAARVCGLSDGDAVELLADLADKSLIEGHAGRYRMSETVRLYGSERLEEAGERERFRRAHADYFLDLAQRAEPRLRTGDQLLWLDRLRAEHTNLRAALRWAVTADPALGLRLGAALTWYWWLRGLRREASGPAGELIAAVGDVPPPGMTEEYLLCLLTSLHAELTPGGEPRPELVARAQRLFYTLDETPRQPELFVVLSTATGPLSPAERSRTLLLIGDDPWSQATTRIGYGFVHLYGGELAEAERYFREALTRFQALGDRWGQANCFDQIAVFADWSGDTRGGLLLIDEALELMRQLGITDDIDDLLLRRAEMCVRLGDRDAARATYEQVIASATGSGRPTAVAVGRAGLGDLARREGRIAEAARLQERALAACPSDSFDAAGAHAVILTWLGWTSLALDDAARARALAYAAIDMTYRQANLLTAADGIEVLSAAALHDGEAAEAAVLLGLATKTRGSDVPGRVEVEQVRAAAREALGAEAFETARAQGRAVPRDAVLTHLERHRTVGA